The Aspergillus flavus chromosome 2, complete sequence region GTACGGGTGCAAAACTGTGTGTGTCTACCGTACAAGGAACTCAAGCGTGTATGTGCCTCTTCTATCCCTCAAATGTTCTCTTAACCCAACTGACCACATGTCCAGGATGTCGCCAACGAGGTCATTATGTAAAGATACATGGAATCGTAGCATTGGGTGGACTTGTGAATATCAATTGTGGTccatatttttctttctatatcttGGAACTAATACTATCTCTTATTTCATCCTTGACCCATTATGATCTATACCTCTGGCAAGCCTTGGACTTTGTTTGGCCTCCTTAGCATTAACTATGTGCTTCACATGCTCAAGCCAAATACAATGCTTTAGATTACGGTTGCTTCTcctgaagagaaagaagtaTTTGGAGAAAAAATACCACAGTTATACAAATCTAGCATGATTCATGATCACAACATCTAAGGCTGACAGAACGGACGACATCTTTGAAACAAATGATATACCTATTACGCCAGGACAAAACAAGTATGAACCCTTCACTGCAAGATCGTAACACATCAGATcgaatttaatataatcgACACATTACCAGGTCGGTTGTAAGCAGCCAGGCCCCCCATACTGTACAATTCCCAGTGATTGTCCAGTTACACCTGGATAAGGGTGTATACCGCAATAGCTCATCTATATGCCGCAGGATCATAATGCGTCTGCTCTGACGGGTGACTGTACCCGTCATGTCCATAAGCGCTGAATCGGACACGAGGACGAGTAGGCGTTGGTTGATAATAATCCTGTGCCTCGCCACCATGATGCTGCTCAAGGGTGGAGCTAGCACCATATACAGGCGGGGGCATCGTCTGACCGGCGTAATTACCCGGAGCAGGGATATCATTGTAGACTTCATCTGCGTGATTATTCGAGCGAAAAGCGGGATGTTGTTCCTCGAGTCCACCGTAAGGGCCCATGCCTCCCGACAAAACACTACTGCTGCGATCGTGCATCTTGTAATCGTTCAAGGCCGGGTTGCTGGCCATGGGGTCGTACTCACCCAGACGAGTCTGACGTCTGCGTACGATAACATCGAGGGCGATGGCAGCGATGTACGAGATATTTCCCAAGACAGTGAAGGCGAACAATGCCTTGTATATCCGGCAAACGGTGATACCGGTAGAAGTAGCCCAGTATGTGGCGTTGCAGGTAGTCAGGATCGTATGCGACATGCTCCAGCTCAGTAGACCGAGGGAGATGAGCCAGAGAAGGAGACAGATCGTATTCGATAGGAGTGATAGACGCGGCGAGAGGCCATAGCAACAGTGGGTTATGGTAGTTAGGACGTAAttaagaagggaaaggataACGGCTATCAGGAGCTAGGGTGTGTTTATATTAGTTACATTTTTTGAAGCTGTGGGCTGTCATGCGAGACTTACGACCAGGAATGCCCAAGGAAGTTTGAAACCACCTTGATGGAGGTTGTAGATGAAGACGGCTAGAATGATACCGACAACCAGAGTGGAAATAAAGCCCACAGCGCGGATGGAATGAAATGGTATTGCAGGGTACGCCGATGGTTTCACGGATCTGGGTTTGGATCGCATGTTGATATCGTTTTGAGTCGGGGTGGTGATGCGCTTGGATCAAGTATTAATCAACCGATATTAATTAATCCTTTGGCTCGTGTGGGGGATAATATGTATGGATGTTGATATGATAAACAAAACGGAGATCCACTTGTCGTCAATCAGTGCCACCACACGTGAATGGTGGTTGAATAAAATTTTTGATATCCCTTGAACCAGCAAGAAGGAATATGAATGGAAGTAAATAAGAAAGCGAAAATGCAAATCAAcaaggagagaaaaatagaaaaaccCCAACGAGCGAAAGGCTGTGGGTTGTTGATCCAGACAGGCGTCGCAATGCAAAGCCTCCTCTGTGGCCGATCTTTGGCTCCACTGCGGGTGTTGCTAAAGAAAGAAGCCAGCCACAAGAATGGAGTCCACTAGTGGCATAGTCAAATACGATGACGATTGTTGCTGAGGTGGCTTTTGCCCCCAGTCATTAAAACGGTCTCCAAGAAGTTAAGTACCTGTATGATTGTTCAGAGTACTGTGCCGGCCTGGGCTAGTTTGTTTTCCGGATAATATGGAACAAATGGATTCTGAACAATCGccattattttttattttacaCGTGCTATCCAGGGCCACAATCACATGACATGTCAAAACCCCCTTAGGCATCCATTGCAACTGTCCAACTGCCAATCTGCCATCAAACAGTGCAAACTTCTTCCCCGCCTGCCGAGCCATCGGTATTTGGAGACGATTATTCATGAAAATGATGCTTgcttacggagtagtacTCATGTCACACTCGTACTAAATTATGATCCAGTCAAAGGTCTAGTTTCAGGTGCTGACCAATCCAATCGTTTTCGTCAATATTAACACAAAAGCCCTCCACGGTATCTCTGTCATTGGTATCAATGATATTATAGCTCGTGATGAGAattctattcttctttttatagCATCAACACATCAATCAATGGCGTCCCTTCTAACTGATACTCTTCCCTGGCATGATGGTGAAATACAAATGCGCAGTTTGCTGCGTATTCCACCTATTATCAACCCCACAGTTCCTTCTCTAAGTTACGGGGCAACTTATTTGCTCTTAAACTCGCCTTTGCTTGCTATCGGTGCCGTTGATCGAGAGGGCCGGCCTTGGTCAACGCTTTGGGGTGGTGAAGTAGGCTTCGCCAAACCAACTTCTCAATCGAAAATCGAGATTAGGACTCCTGTTGATAGCAAGCACGACCCTCTAGCAGATATACTACTACATAACAGCTCAGGGGAGTCCGGGCAGTTGGTCTCTGGCTTAGTTGTCGATCTAGCGACCCGCAAAAGAGCAAAGCTTTTTGGAAGGAAAATCACTGGATCGATACAAGTGGACGAAGAGAACCATATTGACTCCAGCAGGGTAGGGTTTGCGCATTTGCTTGTGCAAATAGAAGCAAGTCTTGGTAAGAATTGGAATTGAAAGACTATAGCCATGAGGTACTTACAACTGTAGGCAATTGTCccaagtatataaatattaggAACATTACCCCGGCTCTGCCTACTCCAAGATTAATCTCTGAATCCCCTCAATTGCCTTCTGGCGCTCTGAAGCTCCTTGATCATGCAGATACACTGTTCATATCTTCACGACATGGAGATGTGGATATGGATACCAACATCCGTGGTGGACCTCCAGGATTTGTCCGTGTTATATCTAACGAGCCCAACGGAGCCGTATTTGCTTATCCAGAGTATTCCGGTAATCGCCTGTATCAAACTCTGGGCAACCTTCAAACAACGCCTTTGGCGGGTTTTGTCTTTCCGGATTTTGAAACAGGAGATGCGTTGTACGTCACTGGACAAACTGAGGTCTTGGTGGGGAAAGAGGCCGCCGCTCTCCTTCCACGATCGAACCTGGCTGTGAAAGTGACTGTCACCGCAGCCCGGTACGTAGAGCAGTCATTATCATTTCGTGGCGTTGCAGGAGCAAAATCTCCATACAATCCGGGTGTACGATATTTGGCCACAGAAAAGGCTAGCCCTGCTGCTATAGGAGATGAAAAATCGTCTGTTACAGCTATGCTGGTAAAGAAGGAATTACTTACCCCGACAATATGCCGGTTTCGTTTTCAAATATCAGATCCATCGAAGATTGGGACATGGACGCCTGGGCAATATGCTACACTCTCCTTCCAAGAAGAGTTGGACATGGGGTATAGCCACATGAAAGATGATGACCCATCGAGTATCAATGATGACTATGTCCGAACTTTCACAGTTTCGTCGTACCCAGCACTTAACCGCTCTACAGAGTTCGAGATAACTGCTCGGAGACACGGTAATGTAACCGATTACCTTTTCAGAACCAACGAGCGAGCGGGTTTGGAGGTACCTTTGAAAGGCTTCGGCGGTGACTTCTACGTGAAAACACCAAGCGAGCATGGCAAAATTCCCTTCATAGCCGGGGGTATCGGAATAACGCCACTTCTTGCACAACTTCCGGATCTCGATGTCAGTCACTTACGTTTATTCTGGACTATTTCCATTCGCGACCTCGGTCTAATTTTGGACACATTCAATCGATTCCCTCAGTTACCCCACGGCACAAGCCTTTTTATAACTGGGCCTGAGCCTCATGATGAGAAAACTACTGAACAATTGGCGACATTAGTCGCATCTGGAGCACAAGTCGAACGTCGCCGAATGCAAGCTAAAGATCTAGATCTGTCCTTAGCAGACGTATGGTATTTCTGTGGCGGTCCTTCTTTAAAGAGTTCCGTGTTGGATTGGCTTGCTGGGAAAGAAATAGTATATGAAGATTTCAATTATTGATGACTATAATGAGATATCGTTGAAGGATTTCTTTCGCACTTCAGTATATCTTAGGCCAAATATATAGCTCATGTGCTTCTACAACAACACGATACTGCGGTTGAATTTCGTATAAAGTCATTTATATTTGAGGTCGAAAATATTGAATTGGTtggaaagatatatatacacactACCAGCACGTCATGTGGTGCCTTTAATCCCATTGTGTCCATGGGCCGTAACCCGAATAGAATTTCGACCTCCGCACCGAACCACCAAAACGCGTTATCGGTTGCTGCCTCCGCATAACCTCACCGAACAATCAGCATATAACAAGTCCGCAGCCCATTGCAATTCactccctcttcctttcctcccgACACGACCTACACAGAATCAAAACCTGTCTCTCAAACGAAGACACCAAACAGCCAGGGAACCCGGGCTCGACCCCGCGCCCCTCGTCACTTCAACCCCTCCCCTCAAACACAAgttcaacaccaacaaccaAAATGTCCACCTACGAAGGTACGACCCCACGTCCCCTTAACCCAACAACAAGCCAAACCTAACGAAGAAAAACAGTCGAACACAATACAACAGACCCGGGCACAGCAACGCCCTCAAcccaccgccgccgccccGACCTCTCCACCTTCTTCGCGACCCTCTCCGAAATAAGCCCCGACGAAGCCCGCACAAGAGAACATGCCGTCCCCGTCCCGCGCGACGTGAGCGCAGCCTTCTATTCCCTCGCCGAAGCTTTCGACCTGATGCGCCGCGAGGGCGATCACAGCGTACCCACCTCCGGCGAAGGCGATAATGACCTCCTGACGCAGATGATTCAGAGCTTGCTGAGCTCAGCCGAGACGCCCCCGCGGGAGGTCGAGGGTGTTAGTGAGGAGTTTTGCGATGGTGCGTATCCTCTTCTCTATCTTTTTTGTTGTGAAGTTGCGGTTGGGTTAGTGCTGATGCTAGGCTGGGGGTAGTTCTCGACCGTGTGCCCAAGGCGTCATTGAAGCCGTCGCAGAGTTGTCCGATTTGCGGGAATGCGTTTTTGGAGGATCAGTATCCGCTTGTGGTGCGGTTGCCTTGCCATTCGACGCATCTTTTTGATCTGGAGTGCGTGCGGCCgtggttgaggttgaggggGACGTGTCCGCTTGATCGGACGGATTTTGCGAAGcaagagagggagaaggctgaggctaggaggaagaagccggttgaggatgatgaggaagagtgGGATGGTATGTATGGTTAGATGGGGATGTGGTGGTTTGCTCGTTATGTTAGTAGGCTGGGGAGTTTGGGGGTGCTGGGGTTTTTTGATATTGGGGAGAATATTATCATGATATGTTTGATGATTCATGAGGCCATTATCATTGCATGATACTTCTTTCTATCTATGCTAATACTCGATGTGCGAAAGAAAGGACTGAAGTCACAGTCTGTCTACAAATTATCTCTTTTCTCCGGTCCCGTCCTTGGGTCGGATTGCCAGTTTGCCAGTCTTGTCAATCACGGCTTCGAACCCGCTCCTCTCGAGTAGTCCGTTCTCGTCTTTTACTACTTCACGTGCCTCTAGCTCTTCTACGAGCTTTTGGTTTTCGCGGTTACCCTCCAACAAGAACTTCAAGCACATCACCGCATGCTCTTTGATGTAGGGGTTGTGCGCGTCAAAGTTGGTGCAAGACAGGATGGTCTCGACGCCGCCATGCCGACGGATTTGGTCTTGGACCTCTGGGCACTTCCACACCAGGGACGAGAGCACGAGCACGACAAGCTTTTTGAGGTTTCTCCATTCGAATTCGGACGGGTCTTCGGTTATCGGGGGCGACTCAGCTCTAGAGGGAGCACCGCCATCAACTGGGTCCGGATCACTCGGGTCATAAGGTCGTTCAACCGCAACTGGCCCAGGAATTGTGTTCGGTTGAGACTCCTTCGAAGGGCTACGGGGCCCGAGTGACAACTGGCTCAATTGCCCCTTGGGAATGCTTGCTTCAAGTTCCTTAATCAAGGTAACTAAATCGTAGACAATCTCCCACTTGACTAGAAGGTTCTTCCAGTCGTTGTTTTCGGTAAGGACGGCGAAAAATTCCAGGAACTGATAGACACCTTCGTAGACCCGTTCCATATCCCACAGGTTCAGTGGGAAGTCCTCAGGGAGCGCCCGTCCAGCACGGATCTGGCCTTGAAGGTAGATCAAGGCGCAGGTTTCTGGAATGATGTTGCCGCggaagatggtgaagatgtaGCGGACTGTGAGAATATCGACCCTAGAGAGCGGTGCTGGGTTCTTCGTTGTGTTGGCTTGCGTTGATCCTGTGACAGAAGCGGGGGAGTATTTAGCCCTGAATATATGTGTGAGAATCTTTACGACGACCGCCTGAGCTGGAGAGATTATGTCCTTGGGTTGGCCGAAGTCTGAATAGGCATGAGACATAAGGCCGTTCCTTAAAACTGCGTCCATAATCTGCACCATCATCTTGAAATAGAGTTCATCGTCGGGTAAGTCCCATGCGGcgatgaagatcaagagTTCCCGAAGTAGATTTCGTCCTGTCTCCTGAGTGAGCAGAATGTGGCATCTAAGGGCCTGCATATTCCTTGAGCCagttctctctcctcccttcaATCCGAAGCTGTCGACTATACCAGCCTGAATAATCATCGGAAGCGCCTCTATCTCTGCGGGACCCAGGACAAGAGGGATGTCCGTCAATAGACCACGTTGTTGATCACCTGGGCGGCCTCGAtaatcgtcatcatcctcatcatcttcttcctcttcttcttccatgctTCCATCTGCCACAGCCTCAAGGCTACGTGAATCGTCGTCGCCAACTGTTCCTGCATCGCCGGTGTCATAGTCCTGATCGCCGTCGCCCCCAATCTGAGATGACTCTTGAAGTCGTGCCATCAGCTCATCCTTCGCTTCCTGGAGCGTTTCAGCAGCAGATTGAGCCGACCGCGGCATGCTTGTATCTTCCTCCATGATGGTCGCATCCCCTGCAGCAAGGGCACCATAGGCGTTGAGGTCGGGCAGGTCAGCCCAGCAGATACGCGGGAATCCGGCCGTCGTGCTTCGATCTATTGTAAGTATGGCCTTCTTGCGCGGCGGCTCGTCTTCGGGAAGGGCGGGTGGCAGATCTTTAGCTCTGTCTTGAAGGTCCGAGAATCCGTCAACCTTTGCACCTAGTATCGCCGTAAGAGCAGCACGGATCTCTTTGACTTGCTCCGGATCCTTGCCCATTTCTTGAATTGCTGTTAGGTCACGCccaagaagcttctccaTGTGGTCTTTAATGTTTGCGAGAAGTAACattgctgcttcttctttgatcgTCGCTGGCTCTCTCGGGAAGTTAGAGATAGTCTCCAGGAGCAAGTCTTCTGCCGTCTGGTCGTAAAGAGCCCTAATAGGGGGATTCACTATTCTCTCACCAGTCTTGACAATTGGCGCCGCTCCCTCAGGCTGACCACTGGCCGGGTCTAGCGGCTCTCTAGGTTGAATGATATTCGAATCTCCAGTGGAGTGGTATCCGAAAAGATCCAACCAGAGTACCATTTTTCGTTGTTCATTGTGCATGATAAAGTTGTGCAGGAATTGAAGACATGTGATCAACAAGCGCTTGTAGAGATTGACCACTTTCTGCCAGCGCTCTTCATTCCTTGCATTCGTTTCACCGTCGAACCCGCGGGCAGTCACTCTAACACACGTGTCTACCAATGCTAGAATCCTTTGATCGAAGCCTTTTTCCGCCGCCATATTCTGtgctttctttgttgttgcGAGGAGGTTGCGGGCGATCGTACACAGATCATTTAGACGTTCGATATCCTTGACAAGCGAAAAGTAATTGTAGGCTATCAAGTTCGAGGAAGAATGGTCGTAATTCGCAGTCGGAGGGCATTTCCATGCAAATGACTGTGATTCTAAAACGGGGATTGCTTTTGTCAAAACGTCCGTAAAGCCCTGCCAAATGTCTGGTGACAGGCCTAGATTATGTCTATCACGAGaataaaattagtatatagatagcGAAGCGATTATATGGACCAGAAAGTGAAAGGAGCACTACCTAACATCGCTCTCCTGGTGTGTCTTGTACAAGATCTGCTTCCCGGCAGATAACATATGCTCGAGGCGTTTATCGTCAATCATCCCGCGAGTCTCATAGTGACTTAATGTTCCCGTCAGGATGACCTTCAGCATGAGCTCGGCTGGGGTACATTTTGGCTTTATGTCCGCAGAATTCCGGTCAGCCATCTTGACAGGACCTGTGAGGAAGCTCACAAACACTATGCGACAAAAGTCGTTGACTTAGGATAACAAATTGGGCGGGGAAGACAGAAACGCCGCATTGAAAAGTGAATTTTTCCGGCTCCGGTCCCGCCGACTCCATCAAGTATGTCGCGCAATATGATTGGCCAACTGCCTCAAATGTAAAAGACATAGGGTGCTAACTAATATAGCAGTACTAGTAATGCTCAAAGGATTTAGTCAAGCTACTAAGTAACTAAACGTATCCATATATTTGAGTATGTTATCCATGTAGAATCCTATGACATCTTCCGCCGAGCAGGTAATCCAAAGGAGTGGCGTAGATTATCCCAAAATCCAAGATCATAGATATTGTCAATCTCCCTCATACTGCGCACTGGGGTCCATATATGATCAATAGGTGCCTCCCCATCATTGGGCTGCCTAATCTCATTGGAATCGAGTGAGAATACGAAGCCCACTCTCGGTGGCTCACCTTCCGTAAGAACAAGCACCTGGTCACTATTTACCGGCCAGGATGTTTGCGGGCTTTGATATTCGCGCAGCAAAGGCGAGTTTCCATATGCCTCCGCCTTAGTAGATTTGAATACCATACCATCAGCGACATCCTCTTTCCAATCAGACCACTTCGCGCTCTCATTTGTCGTCATGCCAGCCCAGATAAGGTAGGTGTGGTATACGAGAAAAGCCATCGCCAACGGTGCTGTCATGAACATCAACGATGTAACGCCCCCAATACGGAGATCTGTCGAAATCACAATAGTCCATACGTTGAAAGACATTGTCCAACTCTGTCTTGTTGTCCGCAACGGTGAGTCTAGCGGGATCAACTCCTCCCACGACTGAGACAGAAGGGAGAAGCCAATGCATGAACCGTAGATCAGCATTATAGAGAGTGAAATAATTAGGGCCAGAAAATAGCGATAGTTATTCAGTCCGACGCAATTCATCAGCCATACACAATGGTGGTCGTGTCGAGAAACACATGCCCTGCAGAAGCTGCAATGCTTACTCCGTGCCGGCTTGTCAAACTCACATGTACTGCAGTAGCGACCTGGGTGAAAGATGACTTTATCATAAGGATAGCGTTCCATTTCTTGCGCGTGGTTTTTGGGTGTGATGAAAGATTTTGTGACAATGCTCTtatagagaaagagatatggCAACGTGGCAACAATGGGCATGCAGAGCCTATGGGCTGTGGAGACCCTGGGCCATGCACTTGGGATGAACATGCATTGCCCTGTTATGAGGAGCGACGCAAAGAATATCTATTGGGGATATCAACAAAGCGTGGGGGGATGATCCATTGAGCAAGAAACTTACAAGCACAAGGGGATGATTCTCGTGGAATATATAGCTACCAGATGTATTCCAACAGTACACAAGTCGACCGTCTAACAGATGAGCATCAAGGGAAGATATTGCACTCGGAATATATATGCAAACAACCCTATGCAGTAAGCCAATAGGAGTTTTGCTGTGTGAAACGTTCAGTCATTGCAATCAAAACAGGCCTCGTCACCTTACCGGAATGCAGGCAACTTCCCAAAAAGCGCGACAAATGTGAAGCCCGAAATGCCTAGAATAACTAAAGCGATAGTCCTCAGGAGCCCCATGGTTGTTTGTTTGGTACGCTAGTCGTATATTGGATCCAATATACCCGTTGGCCGACGCAGACGGGATGAGTCTAAGCCTCGGCACTACGCGGTAGACATGATAGTGGGAACgacgatatatatatggggTAGTTAAAAAAGCCAAGTCCAGGTTCAGGATGGACTGTATAGAGGAGTTATCTACAATCTACACGTGACAGGCTTTCAGGTCATTTCAAATTGTTTTCATCTCACTGGAGAAATACAATGTCGTAAGTAAGCACTCCTCTGTACAGcagaatagatatatatatatatatatattttctaaacATGGATGGACTATCTTTTTAAACTCTATCTAATTAATGGAAGAGGTGTttgagagggaaaaaaagaaacgaggGACGGgccgggatcgaaccggcgACCTCAAGATAATCGCAATGTTTTATGTATATTGCAATCTTGCGCTCTACCACTAAGCTACCGCCCCAGAACTGTGATAATACTGGCTTTCTAAAGAAATATAGGACTATATTAGAATGTACCACCTTGCTGAGCACGACCCATGGCTCTTTCTATACTGAGACAGCCACACCCCTGGTTTTTAAGGCGCCTGGTTTAGGTTTTGGAACAACTTACGCTACAGACAAGTATCCTTTGAACCTAACTGAGTAACATCTCATATTCAACGTACCTTTTGGCGCATATAGAAACCTTCACTGGCATATCTACACGTGATCACGCGTACCACAAACGCGGTTGATAGCCCGTACCTTTAATCAGGAGCAGGGGATGATTGGATTCCTGTATTAGGCAGGATATAGCTTCCTGAGACGAAAGTTAGTGAACGGTGTCATGGGGAAGAAAAACCCTATGGCTTCTCCTGGTCCACTGTTCCAGGGGAAGCAATTCTGGTTATCACACAATGTTCCCCAACGAAGTAGATTCAAAGACCTTATTGAGGTAATTACCTTCAGTTGCAATCATACCCGCGTTTTTCATCTGATGGGTATATAGCAACATGCTGGTGTCGTAAGGCTCCATGAGAAGGATGCGGATATCAAGTTGGTTGACCATACCAGAAAAAATCTTCCACCGGACACGTGAGTTGACTGTATATTTCTTGAGCTTTTCCTATCCtaacctttctttccttgaaatTCTTTTACTCCTGCTGACTATTTGGCAGGTATTCGTATCGGTTCGTTGAGTGGTCTGTTCGTAATGGAAAGCTGGAGGATCTCCAGAATCATAGAGCTGGACCATCCGCGGCTCGCCCTGTCGGGGCCACAAATATTCCAACCAGAAGTCATCCGATCCCATATACTCTGGAAGATGACCAGTGGCTATGGGATCGGATGGCAGAGTATGAGAAAGACCCCAACGCCTCCATAGGAGGCAATAAAATTTATCAGGAATTAGCTACGCAGGTAATTTACCTCCTGATACCAGACTCATGTGAATCCCATCTTTGGAGTCTTACATTTCATTCTATACAGAACCCCCGCCACACCTATCAGTCATATCGTGACcgatatcgaagaaggcttCGTGGGCTCCCACGTCCGGGAGGTATGCCAAAACCAAATCCTCCCGCGTCCGCTGAGAAGGACGGCAACCAGCAAGCCACAAAAAGAGAGCAATCCTCACCAAGATCACATAGGATGCAATCCCAGGACGATAATCCCGTTATCCATATGCTAGGTGATAAGAAACGAAAACGTACACCGGAACACAACCCTGATCTCGAATTGAATGGAGTACACCTTACGAGTC contains the following coding sequences:
- a CDS encoding oxidoreductase FAD-binding protein translates to MASLLTDTLPWHDGEIQMRSLLRIPPIINPTVPSLSYGATYLLLNSPLLAIGAVDREGRPWSTLWGGEVGFAKPTSQSKIEIRTPVDSKHDPLADILLHNSSGESGQLVSGLVVDLATRKRAKLFGRKITGSIQVDEENHIDSSRVGFAHLLVQIEASLGNCPKYINIRNITPALPTPRLISESPQLPSGALKLLDHADTLFISSRHGDVDMDTNIRGGPPGFVRVISNEPNGAVFAYPEYSGNRLYQTLGNLQTTPLAGFVFPDFETGDALYVTGQTEVLVGKEAAALLPRSNLAVKVTVTAARYVEQSLSFRGVAGAKSPYNPGVRYLATEKASPAAIGDEKSSVTAMLVKKELLTPTICRFRFQISDPSKIGTWTPGQYATLSFQEELDMGYSHMKDDDPSSINDDYVRTFTVSSYPALNRSTEFEITARRHGNVTDYLFRTNERAGLEVPLKGFGGDFYVKTPSEHGKIPFIAGGIGITPLLAQLPDLDVSHLRLFWTISIRDLGLILDTFNRFPQLPHGTSLFITGPEPHDEKTTEQLATLVASGAQVERRRMQAKDLDLSLADVWYFCGGPSLKSSVLDWLAGKEIVYEDFNY
- a CDS encoding TRF2-interacting telomeric protein/Rap1 C terminal domain-containing protein encodes the protein MASPGPLFQGKQFWLSHNVPQRSRFKDLIEQHAGVVRLHEKDADIKLVDHTRKNLPPDTYSYRFVEWSVRNGKLEDLQNHRAGPSAARPVGATNIPTRSHPIPYTLEDDQWLWDRMAEYEKDPNASIGGNKIYQELATQNPRHTYQSYRDRYRRRLRGLPRPGGMPKPNPPASAEKDGNQQATKREQSSPRSHRMQSQDDNPVIHMLGDKKRKRTPEHNPDLELNGVHLTSQKRRAIDKTPKELIPTMIHAQQSKSPHLERTPTSSISVDNEAHIAHDPVTNISEPVQYDKTETSDHDPENAIDPLFLELPFLPSSPEPEPEEPPEQDIDTWIDHRLQTGRAENEEQIIEALRCTSMDPYLADQVLDYLIAGKGIPDNMPGVWTAEDDRCLEAKETRTIEQVLKKHGSDAFNSRWEYLGMARAAGLDDIDS